Proteins encoded by one window of Pseudonocardia sp. HH130629-09:
- the eda gene encoding bifunctional 4-hydroxy-2-oxoglutarate aldolase/2-dehydro-3-deoxy-phosphogluconate aldolase — protein MSEKLLELAPVVPVVVLHDAATAVPLARALADGGLPVIEVTLRTPAALEGVRRIAAEVPDAVVGTGTVRTPDDVRASVEAGARFLVSPGATPRLLDAMEDSGLDFLPGTATISEMMAVAERGHTACKFFPAEAAGGRPFLKAVAGPLPDLRFCPTGGVTVDSAPDYLALPNVSCVGGSWLTPADAVAAGDVDRIRGLAAAAAALPRRRGEHSTARAASTANAT, from the coding sequence ATGAGCGAGAAGCTGCTGGAGCTGGCCCCCGTCGTCCCCGTCGTCGTGCTGCACGACGCCGCGACGGCCGTCCCGCTCGCCCGCGCCCTGGCCGACGGCGGGCTGCCGGTCATCGAGGTGACCCTGCGGACCCCGGCCGCGCTCGAGGGCGTCCGCCGGATCGCGGCCGAGGTGCCCGATGCCGTCGTCGGCACCGGGACCGTCCGCACCCCCGACGACGTGCGCGCCTCGGTCGAGGCGGGCGCCCGCTTCCTGGTCAGCCCCGGCGCGACGCCGCGGCTGCTCGACGCGATGGAGGACTCCGGACTGGACTTCCTCCCCGGCACCGCGACCATCTCGGAGATGATGGCCGTCGCCGAGCGCGGACACACCGCGTGCAAGTTCTTCCCGGCCGAGGCGGCGGGCGGGCGCCCGTTCCTGAAAGCCGTCGCCGGGCCGCTGCCGGACCTGCGGTTCTGCCCGACCGGCGGGGTCACCGTCGACTCGGCGCCGGACTACCTCGCGCTGCCCAACGTGTCCTGCGTCGGCGGCTCCTGGCTCACTCCGGCCGACGCCGTCGCCGCCGGCGACGTCGACCGGATCCGCGGGCTGGCCGCGGCCGCCGCGGCGCTGCCCCGACGGCGCGGGGAGCACAGCACGGCCCGGGCGGCCAGCACGGCCAACGCCACGTAG
- a CDS encoding malonic semialdehyde reductase, protein MLLPRLDEAGRAALFTEARTATTFTDEPVTDETLRAVWDLAQWPPTAANTQPLRVTFVRSDEGKARLVPLLAEGNQAKSQAAPVVAILAADLDFHEHSDTTFPVKPGFREGLESQGREGREPMARFNASLQIGYLLLAARAHGLATGPMAGFDAVAVTEEFFPGGRHRALLVVNLGHPGPDAWHPRLPRLEAEQVLDFA, encoded by the coding sequence GTGCTCCTGCCCCGTCTCGACGAAGCCGGCCGCGCCGCGCTGTTCACCGAGGCCCGCACCGCCACCACCTTCACCGACGAGCCCGTCACCGACGAGACGCTCCGCGCGGTGTGGGACCTGGCGCAGTGGCCGCCGACCGCGGCCAACACCCAGCCGCTGCGCGTGACGTTCGTCCGCAGCGACGAGGGCAAGGCCCGTCTGGTGCCGCTGCTCGCCGAGGGCAACCAGGCCAAGTCCCAGGCCGCCCCGGTCGTCGCGATCCTGGCCGCCGACCTGGACTTCCACGAGCACTCGGACACCACGTTCCCGGTCAAGCCCGGCTTCCGCGAGGGACTGGAGTCCCAGGGTCGCGAGGGCCGCGAGCCGATGGCCCGGTTCAACGCGTCGCTGCAGATCGGCTACCTCCTGCTCGCGGCCCGTGCCCACGGCCTCGCGACCGGCCCGATGGCCGGCTTCGACGCCGTCGCCGTCACCGAGGAGTTCTTCCCCGGCGGCCGGCACCGCGCGCTGCTGGTGGTCAACCTGGGCCACCCCGGCCCGGACGCCTGGCACCCGCGGCTGCCGCGGCTCGAGGCCGAGCAGGTCCTCGACTTCGCCTGA
- a CDS encoding ABC transporter permease: protein MTAPPTPPTPSAPSVPAGLLRRTFRRRQARIGAVLTVLVVAVALLGPLIGPLLTGYGVDDFAGRPFRAEGIAGTDDLGRDVFTRFLAGGGPVLLYALAATAIGVVGGTALGMLAGYSGTTGSRLDTLIMRGGDVLLSFPQLVLALLAVAVLGSSGWLLVLVIGITHVPRVARVARQATLSVAGQDYVQAARMYGMPRRRILATEVLPNITGPLMVELGLRLTYSIGYVASLSFLGLGVQPPASDWGLQINENRIALIVTPWGVLLPVLAIAVLTVGTNMITDALAKESADTTGGGA, encoded by the coding sequence ATGACCGCCCCGCCCACCCCGCCCACCCCGTCCGCGCCGTCCGTGCCCGCCGGCCTGCTGCGCCGCACCTTCCGCCGCCGGCAGGCGCGGATCGGAGCCGTCCTCACCGTCCTGGTCGTCGCGGTCGCGCTCCTCGGCCCGCTCATCGGGCCGCTGCTGACCGGCTACGGCGTCGACGACTTCGCCGGGCGGCCGTTCCGCGCCGAGGGCATCGCCGGCACCGACGACCTGGGCCGCGACGTGTTCACCCGGTTCCTCGCCGGCGGCGGTCCGGTGCTGCTCTACGCGCTGGCCGCGACCGCGATCGGCGTCGTCGGCGGGACGGCGCTGGGCATGCTCGCCGGCTACTCCGGCACCACCGGCAGCCGGCTGGACACGCTGATCATGCGGGGCGGCGACGTGCTGCTGTCGTTCCCGCAGCTGGTGCTGGCACTGCTCGCGGTCGCCGTGCTCGGCTCGTCGGGCTGGCTGCTGGTGCTCGTCATCGGCATCACCCACGTCCCGCGGGTCGCGCGCGTCGCCCGGCAGGCGACGCTGTCGGTCGCCGGGCAGGACTACGTGCAGGCCGCCCGGATGTACGGGATGCCCCGGCGGCGGATCCTCGCCACCGAGGTCCTGCCCAACATCACCGGCCCGCTGATGGTCGAGCTCGGCCTACGGCTGACCTACTCGATCGGCTACGTGGCGTCGCTGTCGTTCCTGGGACTGGGGGTGCAGCCGCCGGCGTCGGACTGGGGGCTGCAGATCAACGAGAACCGGATCGCGCTGATCGTCACGCCGTGGGGGGTGCTGCTGCCGGTGCTCGCGATCGCGGTCCTCACCGTCGGCACGAACATGATCACCGATGCGCTGGCGAAGGAGTCCGCGGACACGACGGGGGGCGGGGCATGA
- a CDS encoding ATP-binding cassette domain-containing protein, whose amino-acid sequence MSQTPTIECTGLRVSTTHGREVLHGVDWAVAPGEILALVGESGSGKTTAALAALGHFRAGLTHTGGTMRFAGHTESHDDLLTLPAATLRGIRGRLVSYVPQDPALSLNPVLRIGPQVAEVLTAHGWEGDVAARVREVLTDVGLPGDDAFADRYPHQLSGGQQQRVGIAAAFVHRPDVVVLDEPTTGLDVTTQDLVLDTVRELVTRSGTAALYITHDLAVVAGLADRVAVMQAGEVVETGTVRAVLTAPEHPYTRALIAAVPDLHRETGREPAPAGEPVLRVRGAGKRYDDRPVLDGVDLHLAAGECLMLLGESGSGKTTLARGLSGLLTLDAGELSLHGEALATPRSYAQLRSVQYVFQSPFASLNPRRTVASSLEVPLRHLTDLDADARRARVLDMLRQVRLDESFAHRYPGGLSGGERQRAAIARALVTAPDVLVCDEVTSALDVSVQASIVELLATVRRELGTAMLFVTHNIALAREVADRIAVLQQGRIVEQGTVDEVLTDPQHDYTRTLLQHTPSMTAVR is encoded by the coding sequence ATGAGCCAGACACCGACGATCGAGTGCACGGGGCTGCGGGTCTCGACGACCCACGGCCGCGAGGTGCTGCACGGCGTGGACTGGGCCGTCGCACCGGGCGAGATCCTGGCCCTGGTCGGCGAGTCCGGGTCCGGCAAGACCACCGCGGCGCTGGCCGCGCTCGGCCACTTCCGCGCCGGGCTGACCCACACCGGCGGGACGATGCGCTTCGCCGGGCACACCGAGTCCCACGACGACCTGCTCACGCTGCCCGCGGCGACGCTGCGCGGGATCCGGGGTCGGCTGGTCTCCTACGTGCCGCAGGACCCGGCGCTGTCGCTGAACCCGGTGCTGCGCATCGGGCCGCAGGTCGCGGAGGTCCTCACCGCACACGGCTGGGAGGGTGACGTGGCCGCCCGGGTGCGGGAGGTGCTGACCGACGTCGGGCTGCCCGGCGACGACGCCTTCGCCGACCGCTACCCGCACCAGCTCTCCGGCGGGCAGCAGCAGCGGGTCGGGATCGCGGCGGCGTTCGTGCACCGGCCCGACGTGGTGGTGCTCGACGAGCCGACGACCGGGCTGGACGTCACCACCCAGGACCTGGTGCTCGACACCGTGCGCGAGCTGGTGACCCGTTCCGGGACCGCCGCGCTCTACATCACCCACGACCTCGCCGTCGTCGCCGGGCTGGCCGACCGGGTCGCGGTCATGCAGGCCGGCGAGGTCGTCGAGACCGGAACCGTGCGCGCGGTGCTCACCGCGCCGGAGCACCCCTACACCCGGGCGCTGATCGCGGCGGTGCCGGACCTGCACCGGGAGACCGGGCGGGAGCCGGCACCGGCCGGGGAACCGGTGCTGCGGGTGCGCGGCGCCGGGAAGCGCTACGACGACCGCCCCGTGCTCGACGGCGTCGACCTGCACCTGGCCGCCGGGGAGTGCCTGATGCTGCTGGGCGAGTCCGGGTCGGGGAAGACCACCTTGGCCCGTGGCCTGTCCGGGCTGCTGACCCTCGACGCGGGCGAGCTGAGCCTGCACGGCGAGGCGCTCGCCACCCCACGCAGCTACGCCCAGCTGCGCAGCGTGCAGTACGTGTTCCAGAGCCCGTTCGCGTCGCTGAACCCGCGGCGCACCGTCGCGAGCTCACTGGAGGTGCCGCTGCGGCACCTCACCGACCTCGACGCCGACGCACGCAGGGCCCGGGTGCTGGACATGCTGCGCCAGGTGCGGCTCGACGAGTCCTTCGCCCACCGCTACCCGGGCGGGCTGTCCGGCGGTGAGCGTCAGCGCGCGGCGATCGCACGTGCCCTGGTCACCGCCCCGGACGTGCTGGTGTGCGACGAGGTCACCTCGGCGCTGGACGTGTCGGTGCAGGCCTCGATCGTCGAGCTGCTGGCGACGGTCCGCCGCGAGCTGGGCACCGCGATGCTGTTCGTGACGCACAACATCGCCCTCGCCCGGGAGGTCGCGGACCGGATCGCGGTGCTGCAGCAGGGCCGGATCGTCGAGCAGGGCACGGTGGACGAGGTCCTCACCGACCCGCAGCACGACTACACCCGCACCCTGCTGCAGCACACACCCTCGATGACGGCCGTGCGGTGA
- a CDS encoding aldose 1-epimerase family protein, which yields MSGDSRAEVDEVGAALAGFSQGGRVRIEPHPPMARPPKGSGAVLAPWPNRVRGGVWTHRGTRHRLALTEPDAGNAIHGLLRHVPWTPVERAGDRITLTAVAPVQPGWPQPVRLTVTYAVGRDGLTVTTEVENLGDAPVPFGLGFHPYLRVGDVPTDELELTLSARTELPLREQLPDGPPAPLPAPMSRTKLAGLVLDGAFGGCTPGDGPDGGADGRVRHRVGARDGGGTELWADAAFGWVQVFTPSDFPRQGPDGVVTPSRAIAVEPMTCPPDALNSGTDLIELVPGETQVLRWGVHATG from the coding sequence GTGAGCGGCGACTCCCGGGCCGAGGTCGACGAGGTCGGGGCGGCGCTGGCCGGGTTCTCCCAGGGCGGCCGGGTCCGGATCGAGCCGCACCCGCCCATGGCACGCCCGCCGAAGGGCTCCGGGGCGGTGCTCGCGCCCTGGCCGAACCGGGTCCGCGGCGGTGTCTGGACCCATCGCGGGACCCGCCACCGGCTCGCGCTGACCGAGCCCGACGCCGGCAACGCCATCCACGGCCTGCTGCGGCACGTGCCGTGGACACCGGTGGAGCGGGCGGGGGACCGGATCACCCTGACCGCCGTCGCGCCGGTGCAGCCCGGCTGGCCGCAGCCGGTACGGCTCACGGTGACCTACGCCGTCGGCCGCGACGGGCTCACCGTGACCACCGAGGTGGAGAACCTCGGGGACGCGCCCGTCCCGTTCGGCCTGGGGTTCCACCCGTACCTGCGGGTCGGTGACGTCCCGACCGACGAGCTGGAGCTCACCCTGTCCGCGCGGACCGAGCTGCCGCTGCGCGAGCAGCTGCCCGACGGCCCGCCGGCGCCGCTGCCCGCCCCGATGTCCCGCACGAAGCTCGCCGGCCTCGTCCTGGACGGCGCGTTCGGCGGCTGCACGCCCGGCGACGGCCCGGACGGCGGCGCCGACGGTCGGGTCCGGCACCGCGTCGGGGCCCGCGACGGCGGCGGCACCGAGCTGTGGGCCGACGCGGCGTTCGGCTGGGTGCAGGTCTTCACCCCGTCGGACTTCCCGCGCCAGGGCCCGGACGGGGTCGTCACGCCGTCGCGGGCGATCGCGGTCGAGCCGATGACCTGCCCGCCGGACGCGCTGAACTCGGGCACCGACCTGATCGAGCTGGTCCCGGGCGAGACGCAGGTGCTGCGCTGGGGCGTCCACGCCACCGGGTGA
- the nhaA gene encoding Na+/H+ antiporter NhaA, with protein sequence MNTSPVNSTPRRLFPRGPWRRARRVADVLRTETIGGVLLVTAAAVALLLANSPWREAYTALAGFRIGPAALHLDLSLATWAADGLLAVFFFVVGLELKREFLAGDLRNPRTALLPVAAAVGGMAVPALVYVAINLANPGALVGWAIPTATDIAFALAVLAVIGAHLPTALRTFLLILAVVDDLLAITIIAVFYTDQLSVPALLGSLVPLALFTLAVQRGIRSWWVLLPLAALTWVLVHSSGVHATVAGVLLGFAVPVLGRRRVQGVSLSEHFEHRWRPLSAGFAVPVFAFFAAGVTVVGGDGGGIGAALADTVAVGIVAGLVLGKTAGVLGATWLVQRCTRAELSDDLSWWDLLGLAQLAGIGFTVSLLVGELSFGAGTPQDDHVKIGVLGGSLLAALLAAVVLRARNAHYRRIEEIETRDDDHDGVPDVFQEDDGARRDD encoded by the coding sequence GTGAACACCAGCCCCGTGAACTCCACCCCCCGTCGCCTGTTCCCCCGCGGACCGTGGCGCCGAGCCCGCCGGGTCGCCGACGTGCTGCGCACCGAGACCATCGGCGGCGTCCTGCTCGTGACCGCGGCCGCGGTCGCGCTGCTGCTGGCCAACTCGCCGTGGCGCGAGGCCTACACCGCGCTCGCCGGGTTCCGGATCGGCCCGGCCGCGCTGCACCTCGACCTCTCGCTGGCCACCTGGGCGGCGGACGGGCTGCTGGCGGTCTTCTTCTTCGTCGTCGGGCTGGAGCTCAAGCGCGAGTTCCTGGCCGGGGACCTGCGGAACCCGCGCACGGCGCTGCTGCCGGTCGCCGCGGCCGTCGGCGGGATGGCGGTGCCCGCCCTGGTCTACGTCGCGATCAACCTCGCGAACCCCGGTGCCCTGGTCGGCTGGGCCATCCCGACGGCCACCGACATCGCCTTCGCCCTCGCGGTGCTCGCCGTGATCGGCGCCCACCTGCCGACCGCGCTGCGGACCTTCCTGCTCATCCTCGCCGTCGTCGACGACCTGCTGGCCATCACGATCATCGCGGTCTTCTACACCGACCAGCTGTCGGTCCCCGCGCTGCTCGGCTCCCTCGTGCCGCTCGCCCTGTTCACCCTCGCGGTGCAGCGCGGGATCCGTTCCTGGTGGGTGCTGCTGCCGCTCGCCGCGCTCACCTGGGTGCTCGTGCACTCCTCCGGGGTGCACGCCACGGTCGCCGGTGTGCTGCTCGGCTTCGCCGTGCCGGTCCTCGGGCGGCGTCGGGTGCAGGGGGTGTCGCTGTCGGAGCACTTCGAGCACCGCTGGCGTCCGCTGTCGGCCGGCTTCGCGGTGCCGGTGTTCGCGTTCTTCGCCGCCGGGGTGACCGTCGTCGGCGGCGACGGCGGGGGGATCGGTGCCGCCCTGGCCGACACCGTCGCCGTCGGCATCGTCGCGGGCCTGGTGCTGGGCAAGACCGCGGGCGTGCTCGGCGCGACCTGGCTGGTGCAGCGGTGCACCCGGGCCGAGCTGTCCGACGACCTGTCCTGGTGGGACCTGCTCGGGCTCGCCCAGCTCGCCGGGATCGGGTTCACCGTGTCCCTGCTCGTCGGGGAGCTGTCCTTCGGCGCCGGGACCCCGCAGGACGACCACGTCAAGATCGGTGTGCTCGGCGGGTCGCTGCTCGCGGCGTTGCTCGCGGCCGTGGTGCTGCGCGCCCGCAACGCCCACTACCGGCGGATCGAGGAGATCGAGACCCGCGACGACGACCACGACGGCGTGCCGGACGTCTTCCAGGAGGACGACGGCGCCCGCCGCGACGACTGA
- a CDS encoding AAA family ATPase, whose translation MSTTARLRTLVLERYGAYEGRELTLGDGLTIVSGPNEAGKTTLLDALSDLLWGMPRPVRHAYAVGPSRLAVSARVTGAGGAGAETVLRRTTRGLHDDTGAVADAPWGESGADARRRWREGFGLGHEELREGGRALCAGEGDLAELVFTARSGRDARALIAALDTEADALFKDHRGNRSVEVRAAFARFTETEKAVGERVSRAGEVTALAEEIARLERRAAELTRTRRGAAGAADRARQAVRGHDPARELAALRAERAALCATGAALDAASLEEYTHATAALADAETARDEHRATADALRARRAELDLDEDLLADATRVRELESAAQARRADAERAARLRADAAEAHRRAETALAGLVAEDGRSPADRLAAVHLPADRARDLDEHARRLTEALAEQTRAERLHTDALAEVREVADVPGGLDADRVGRVAEVRRAIEAEGSAAALCRTAVADRDGARTRRAEALAAAGYRGTPDGPAVDGRGVDGRGVLAPPRREVRELRAALRIAEQDQRGAERAAADAADRAHRARAARDGVAADGRPVGADALAAARAARDTALEQLLAAGPGGGAAAAGRLSAALAGADRVADDMIASADRVAELAHRDAELDTADAEAARTAATSAAAGERTASAGAAWATLWRAHGVAVPEPDDADAVVATLAEAARAEDDAARADERLARLRDQAEVQERALGSALTAAGRPRDGAPLDVLLVAAADLATEAEHARDRRVLLARLRSEAERAGGAADAARHERELATQRWRFALRGAGLPTDLEPAGWDTRRDTVADARTAGALARQDDEEARRLERAVAAHVRAVAALVERHLEPAPTGTAAADRLGELADRVREVTKAAVSAGHLDDGIAAAEDDVTRAARSAAAATAVLDRLAVELALTEAPEPGGLEAAAQRGAHVAGLDVRIAEQERLLAAAAPDLDAAELVAAAPDTEPGALTEALDRAETHERDLGAEQDEVREQLGGLRARRRELEEAEGAAELHARAQSELAGVADAAERYLVLHLQREILRRELEAYERSHASPLLVRAGVVLEHLTGGRFVALRPPAEAGGAGRSLVAVRADGEELAPTRLSEGTADQVHLALRLAGIEQLQADRVAAGLPTVPVVFDDVLMTFDDERGAAAVAVLGELAATAQVLLFTHHEHVVGLARDAGVAFTVAELGPPAPVEVVGDPDTARATPLAG comes from the coding sequence GTGAGCACGACCGCGCGGCTGCGCACCCTGGTCCTGGAGCGCTACGGCGCCTACGAGGGCCGCGAGCTGACCCTCGGCGACGGTCTGACGATCGTGTCCGGGCCCAACGAGGCCGGCAAGACCACCCTGCTCGACGCCCTCTCCGACCTGCTGTGGGGGATGCCCCGCCCGGTGCGCCACGCCTACGCCGTCGGCCCGTCGCGGCTGGCCGTCTCGGCCCGGGTCACCGGTGCGGGCGGTGCGGGGGCCGAGACCGTGCTGCGCCGCACCACCCGCGGCCTGCACGACGACACCGGAGCCGTCGCCGACGCGCCCTGGGGTGAGTCCGGTGCCGACGCCCGGCGTCGCTGGCGGGAGGGCTTCGGGCTCGGCCACGAGGAGCTGCGCGAGGGTGGCCGGGCACTGTGCGCGGGGGAGGGGGACCTCGCCGAGCTGGTCTTCACCGCCCGCAGTGGCCGCGACGCCCGCGCCCTGATCGCCGCGCTGGACACCGAGGCCGACGCCCTGTTCAAGGACCACCGGGGCAACCGGTCGGTCGAGGTGCGCGCGGCGTTCGCCCGGTTCACCGAGACCGAGAAGGCCGTGGGGGAGCGGGTGTCGCGGGCCGGCGAGGTCACCGCGCTGGCCGAGGAGATCGCCCGGCTGGAACGCCGCGCCGCGGAGCTGACCCGTACCCGTCGCGGAGCGGCGGGAGCCGCGGACCGGGCCCGGCAGGCCGTCCGCGGCCACGACCCGGCCCGGGAGCTGGCCGCGCTGCGCGCCGAACGCGCCGCCCTCTGCGCGACCGGCGCCGCCCTCGACGCGGCCTCGCTGGAGGAGTACACCCACGCCACCGCCGCGCTGGCCGACGCCGAGACCGCCCGCGACGAGCACCGTGCCACCGCCGACGCGCTGCGGGCCCGCCGCGCCGAGCTCGACCTCGACGAGGACCTGCTCGCCGACGCCACCCGGGTCCGCGAGCTGGAGTCCGCTGCCCAGGCCCGCCGCGCCGACGCCGAGCGGGCGGCCCGGCTGCGCGCCGACGCCGCCGAGGCCCACCGGCGCGCCGAGACCGCGCTGGCCGGGTTGGTCGCCGAGGACGGGCGCAGCCCCGCCGACCGGCTCGCCGCCGTCCACCTGCCGGCCGACCGGGCCCGCGACCTCGACGAGCACGCCCGCCGCCTCACCGAGGCGCTCGCCGAGCAGACCCGCGCGGAGCGGCTGCACACCGACGCGCTCGCCGAGGTCCGCGAGGTGGCCGACGTCCCGGGCGGTCTCGACGCCGACCGGGTCGGCCGGGTCGCCGAGGTCCGCCGGGCGATCGAGGCCGAGGGCTCCGCCGCAGCGCTGTGCCGCACCGCCGTCGCCGACCGCGACGGCGCCCGCACCCGGCGCGCCGAGGCGCTCGCCGCGGCCGGGTACCGCGGCACCCCCGACGGCCCCGCCGTCGACGGTCGCGGGGTCGACGGTCGCGGAGTGCTGGCCCCGCCGCGCCGCGAGGTCCGGGAGCTGCGGGCCGCACTGCGCATCGCCGAGCAGGACCAGCGCGGAGCCGAGCGGGCCGCAGCGGACGCCGCGGACCGCGCGCACCGCGCCCGGGCCGCCCGCGACGGGGTGGCCGCCGACGGCCGCCCGGTCGGCGCGGACGCGCTCGCCGCGGCCCGCGCCGCCCGCGACACCGCGCTGGAGCAGCTGCTCGCCGCGGGGCCGGGCGGCGGCGCCGCGGCCGCGGGCAGGCTGTCCGCCGCGCTCGCCGGGGCCGACCGGGTGGCCGACGACATGATCGCCTCCGCGGACCGGGTCGCGGAGCTGGCCCACCGCGACGCCGAGCTCGACACCGCCGACGCCGAGGCCGCCCGCACCGCGGCCACCTCCGCCGCGGCCGGGGAGCGCACCGCCTCCGCCGGCGCGGCCTGGGCGACGCTGTGGCGGGCGCACGGCGTCGCCGTCCCGGAACCGGACGACGCCGACGCCGTCGTCGCCACGCTGGCCGAGGCCGCCCGTGCAGAGGACGACGCCGCGCGCGCCGACGAGCGCCTGGCCCGGCTGCGCGACCAGGCCGAGGTACAGGAACGGGCGCTGGGCTCCGCGCTCACCGCGGCCGGGCGCCCGCGTGACGGCGCCCCGCTGGACGTGCTGCTCGTCGCGGCCGCCGACCTCGCCACCGAGGCCGAGCACGCCCGGGACCGGCGGGTGCTGCTGGCCCGGCTGCGCAGCGAGGCCGAACGCGCCGGGGGAGCTGCCGACGCCGCCCGCCACGAACGGGAGCTGGCCACCCAGCGCTGGCGGTTCGCGCTGCGCGGCGCCGGGCTGCCCACCGATCTGGAGCCCGCGGGCTGGGACACCCGCCGCGACACCGTCGCCGACGCCCGCACCGCGGGGGCGCTCGCCCGCCAGGACGACGAGGAGGCCCGCCGTCTGGAGCGCGCCGTCGCCGCCCACGTCCGGGCCGTCGCCGCGCTGGTGGAGCGGCACCTGGAGCCCGCACCGACCGGCACTGCGGCCGCGGACCGGCTCGGCGAGCTCGCCGACCGCGTCCGCGAGGTCACCAAGGCCGCGGTGTCGGCCGGCCACCTCGACGACGGCATCGCTGCCGCCGAGGACGACGTCACCCGGGCCGCCCGCAGCGCGGCCGCGGCCACCGCGGTGCTGGACCGGCTCGCCGTCGAGCTGGCGCTGACCGAGGCCCCGGAGCCGGGCGGGCTGGAGGCCGCGGCGCAGCGCGGCGCGCACGTCGCCGGGCTCGACGTCCGCATCGCCGAGCAGGAGCGGCTGCTGGCTGCCGCCGCCCCCGACCTCGATGCCGCCGAGCTGGTCGCTGCCGCCCCGGACACCGAGCCCGGCGCGCTGACCGAGGCGCTCGACCGGGCCGAGACCCACGAGCGGGACCTCGGCGCCGAGCAGGACGAGGTGCGCGAGCAGCTGGGCGGGCTGCGGGCCCGGCGCCGCGAGCTGGAGGAGGCCGAGGGGGCCGCCGAGCTGCACGCCCGGGCCCAGTCCGAGCTGGCCGGTGTCGCCGACGCCGCGGAGCGCTACCTGGTGCTGCACCTGCAGCGCGAGATCCTGCGCCGCGAGCTGGAGGCCTACGAGCGCAGCCACGCCTCCCCGCTGCTGGTCCGCGCCGGGGTGGTGCTCGAACACCTCACCGGCGGCCGGTTCGTCGCGCTGCGGCCCCCGGCCGAGGCGGGCGGCGCAGGACGCAGCCTGGTCGCGGTGCGCGCCGACGGCGAGGAGCTCGCCCCGACCCGGCTCTCGGAGGGCACCGCCGACCAGGTGCACCTCGCGCTGCGTCTGGCCGGGATCGAGCAGCTGCAGGCCGACCGGGTCGCCGCCGGGCTGCCGACGGTGCCGGTCGTGTTCGACGACGTCCTCATGACCTTCGACGACGAGCGCGGCGCCGCCGCCGTCGCCGTGCTGGGGGAGCTGGCCGCAACCGCGCAGGTGCTGCTGTTCACCCACCACGAGCACGTCGTGGGGCTCGCCCGCGACGCGGGCGTCGCGTTCACCGTCGCCGAGCTGGGGCCGCCCGCCCCGGTCGAGGTCGTCGGCGACCCCGACACTGCCCGCGCCACCCCGCTGGCCGGCTGA
- a CDS encoding metallophosphoesterase family protein produces the protein MHAADLHLDSPLRGLSRLGDGELATTLRAATRRACENLVDAVVDSRAEALVLAGDVYDGDWKDYATGAFFVRQLSRLHDEGVPVFLISGNHDAESEITRSLRLPPNTHRLSVEHPETVIDDDRGLAVHGQGFARRAVLENLVPAYPDRIPGLVNVGLLHTSVQGDDRHDTYAPCRPEDLSGCGYEYFALGHVHEQQQVCAGAWFSGNLQGRHPQERGAKGALLVDAAPGAAATVTPLVLDVARWELVEVDIAGLDGADDVYDAVAAALRDRCAAAAPRTVVAQVTLHGAGPAAQDLTSAEGVRTEIELIAERCGAVLEKVRNRTRPPAGALAVDPELTAAVSAAAAGLAAEPDRIRELAAPLEREVGRRLREAGLLDLRDDERLAALARQAEQQLLARMAGS, from the coding sequence GTGCACGCCGCCGACCTGCACCTCGACAGCCCGCTGCGCGGGCTGTCGAGGCTCGGCGACGGCGAGCTCGCGACGACGTTGCGCGCAGCGACCCGGCGGGCCTGCGAGAACCTGGTCGACGCCGTCGTCGACTCCCGGGCCGAGGCGCTGGTGCTGGCCGGCGACGTCTACGACGGCGACTGGAAGGACTACGCGACCGGCGCGTTCTTCGTCCGTCAGCTCTCCCGGCTGCACGACGAGGGCGTCCCGGTGTTCCTCATCAGCGGCAACCACGACGCCGAGTCGGAGATCACCCGGTCGCTGCGGCTCCCGCCGAACACCCACCGCCTCTCGGTCGAGCACCCCGAGACCGTCATCGACGACGACCGTGGCCTGGCCGTGCACGGCCAGGGCTTCGCCCGCCGCGCGGTGCTGGAGAACCTGGTCCCCGCCTACCCGGACCGGATCCCCGGCCTGGTCAACGTGGGCCTGCTGCACACCTCGGTACAGGGCGACGACCGGCACGACACCTACGCCCCGTGCCGCCCGGAGGACCTGTCCGGCTGCGGCTACGAGTACTTCGCCCTCGGCCACGTCCACGAGCAGCAGCAGGTCTGCGCGGGCGCCTGGTTCTCCGGGAACCTGCAAGGCCGCCATCCCCAGGAGCGCGGGGCCAAGGGCGCGCTGCTCGTCGACGCCGCACCGGGTGCGGCCGCGACGGTCACCCCCCTGGTCCTCGACGTCGCCCGCTGGGAGCTGGTCGAGGTCGACATCGCCGGGCTCGACGGCGCCGACGACGTCTACGACGCCGTCGCCGCCGCGCTGCGTGACCGCTGCGCCGCCGCCGCGCCGCGCACCGTCGTCGCCCAGGTCACGCTGCACGGCGCCGGGCCCGCCGCCCAGGACCTGACCTCCGCCGAGGGGGTCCGCACCGAGATCGAGCTGATCGCCGAGCGGTGCGGCGCGGTGCTGGAGAAGGTCCGCAACCGCACCCGCCCGCCCGCCGGGGCGCTCGCCGTCGACCCGGAGCTGACCGCCGCGGTGTCCGCCGCCGCGGCCGGCCTGGCCGCCGAGCCGGACCGCATCCGCGAGCTCGCCGCCCCGCTGGAACGCGAGGTCGGCCGCCGGCTGCGCGAGGCGGGCCTGCTGGACCTGCGCGACGACGAGCGCCTCGCCGCGCTGGCCCGCCAGGCCGAGCAGCAGCTGCTGGCCCGGATGGCCGGGTCGTGA